One genomic region from Xyrauchen texanus isolate HMW12.3.18 chromosome 16, RBS_HiC_50CHRs, whole genome shotgun sequence encodes:
- the LOC127656865 gene encoding leucine zipper protein 1-like, whose amino-acid sequence MTDTTNRHLRHKLQSLGRRLDELEEAKSKLQKAEDELLDIQDKIIQAEGSNSAILDDVEAMRKRLLRIEGKDEEVRKAEDLCREVREKLDQEEKLTKELKVEIEHLQRRMTDLEKLEEAFGKSKSDCTQLCLGLNEEKNLTKKLSSELEALKAHIKEVNYSEARLDRAEKSLNADMEKLKSLTQTFVNERKRLLERQQEDEKVILKLTEKLEHQKNKLGTTDHSQFDSRDIRIEDEFSAGLNCKLARKKSFDYFKHSHDLDLRNESENEKNSLEGQEDNKVKDLSQEVERLKNRLKQMELVEEDLKNMESKNADLIDKYQQERSRSQALHDQVEQMKMQLNGCSDTCGNSAITSATNVLENGKAENEEINERGGFRQEKPKLLNRSPAAAESTSKYKSRDVSPQQRRENKLRNKELCHSTESSPKTVRRALSPAHSVKKGLKSVASSSDNGTKYGKKDEKLGSATQTSSSTLSDSKKASVLSRYPPAANDQKTLKTSVKQNDSESKTSRTEKFSRYPGSECESNSSDGVPLLSARAASTALPMQGLAEPESLDNSQNASTLLSLSKANGSFTAYRSHVSPSIDHGSDGHSSASETESTGSRRSTGDQNDPASLMSNTCARTSLKYPRYTLLQDSDSSSKGSFSEEQHRPLMAEGDTQEPTHNTSGIEVRRVCSPREALQSKAVIKQAIVEIDRKEIMSGGITEPSTNSGKPKISTKPIVTSKMTSSITFYPNDPSSSRTSSRSSSLSSEPPSKERHTSTSNIVIGPSSEHRGSISIPYEISIPKSEITLHQSENDSDFSEACSFLEAAPVEATLLTQSSFSLQSSETSDFNNDIESGFESSTSNTTLTSWRGQNHNHNLYDDGLSEMRNVTVRSTWRSRGATSVDECGRPLRQDGSEDEGVSATTWRAYRATTVLDTPSNSSTANCRSKPSPAEVYMHRINSAAASVPEPGQKNKKTPLPETVVSHEPVNAQELQPRGRKQPMSAEGREPAPSSWRRQPTCDVDPYERSGGRGAWSSRSRTAEGSRPWSSRHLDN is encoded by the exons ATGACGGACACAACAAATCGCCATCTGAGACACAAGTTGCAGAGCTTAGGTCGACGTTTGGATGAGCTTGAAGAGGCAAAGAGCAAACTGCAGAAAGCTGAGGATGAACTTCTTGACATTCAGGACAAAATCATCCAGGCCGAGGGGAGCAATTCCGCAATCCTTGATGATGTGGAAGCTATGCGGAAGAGATTGCTCAGAATTGAAGGCAAAGATGAGGAGGTAAGAAAAGCAGAGGATCTTTGTCGGGAGGTTAGGGAGAAACTAGATCAGGAGGAGAAACTTACAAAGGAGCTTAAAGTGGAAATAGAGCATCTTCAGCGGAGAATGACTGATCTTGAGAAGCTCGAAGAGGCTTTTGGTAAAAGCAAGTCAGACTGTACCCAATTGTGCCTTGGTCTTAATGAGGAGAAAAACTTGACCAAAAAGCTCTCCTCAGAGCTTGAAGCCTTGAAGGCTCATATAAAGGAGGTGAATTACTCTGAAGCTCGACTGGACAGAGCAGAAAAATCTCTTAATGCAGATATGGAGAAACTAAAGAGTCTCACTCAGACGTTTGTGAATGAACGCAAAAGGCTTCTGGAAAGGCAGCAAGAGGATGAGAAAGTCATACTCAAACTGACCGAGAAACTTGAGCATCAGAAAAACAAACTAGGTACAACAGACCACAGCCAATTTGATTCTAGAGACATTCGAATTGAGGATGAGTTTTCAGCAGGCCTTAACTGCAAACTGGCCAGGAAGAAGAGTTTTGACTACTTCAAGCATTCACATGACTTGGATTTGAGAAATGAGTCAGAGAATGAAAAAAATAGCTTAGAGGGGCAGGAAGATAATAAGGTTAAAGACCTCAGTCAGGAAGTGGAAAGACTGAAGAATCGTTTGAAGCAGATGGAGTTGGTGGAGGAGGACTTGAAAAACATGGAATCCAAGAATGCTGACCTGATAGATAAGTACCAGCAAGAGAGGAGCCGTAGTCAAGCTCTCCATGATCAAGTTGAACAGATGAAAATGCAGCTAAATGGTTGCAGTGATACTTGTGGAAACTCTGCAATTACCAGTGCCACAAATGTCCTGGAGAATGGCAAGGCAGAAAATGAGGAGATCAATGAACGAGGAGGCTTCAGACAGGAAAAACCTAAATTGCTAAATAGGAGTCCTGCTGCTGCTGAATCAACCTCTAAATACAAAAGCAGAGACGTGTCTCCTCAGCAGAGGCGAGAAAATAAGCTGAGGAACAAAGAGCTCTGTCATTCCACAGAGAGTTCCCCAAAGACTGTAAGAAGGGCTCTTAGTCCAGCACATAGTGTCAAGAAAGGTTTGAAGTCTGTTGCTTCCAGTTCTGACAATGGGACAAAATATGGAAAGAAAGATGAAAAACTTGGAAGTGCTACACAGACCTCATCAAGCACACTCAGTGATAGCAAAAAAGCTTCAGTCCTTAGTCGCTATCCTCCGGCTGCTAATGACCAAAAGACTTTGAAGACTTCAGTAAAGCAGAATGACAGTGAAAGCAAGACGAGTCGAACAGAGAAGTTCTCCAGGTACCCTGGAAGCGAATGTGAATCCAACAGCTCTGATGGCGTACCTTTACTTTCAGCCAGGGCTGCTAGCACTGCTTTGCCCATGCAAGGATTAGCTGAACCCGAGAGTTTAGATAATTCGCAGAATGCTTCTACATTGCTGAGTCTGTCAAAGGCAAACGGATCATTTACTGCCTATAGGTCCCATGTATCTCCATCTATTGATCATGGTTCTGATGGTCACTCCTCAGCCTCAGAAACAGAATCTACTGGCTCTAGGAGATCAACAGGTGATCAAAATGACCCTGCTTCTTTAATGTCAAATACATGTGCAAGAACATCATTAAAATACCCTAGATACACACTCCTGCAAGACTCTGATAGCTCCTCAAAGGGCTCGTTCAGTGAGGAGCAACACAGACCTCTTATGGCAGAAGGGGATACCCAGGAGCCTACACATAACACCTCAGGTATTGAGGTCCGGAGGGTATGCAGCCCTCGTGAAGCCCTCCAGTCAAAAGCTGTCATCAAGCAAGCCATTGTTGAGATTGACAGGAAAGAAATTATGTCAGGGGGAATTACAGAACCTTCGACCAACAGTGGAAAGCCTAAGATCTCCACTAAGCCAATAGTGACCAGCAAGATGACCAGCAGTATCACTTTCTACCCCAATGACCCCAGTTCATCTCGAACAAGCAGTCGGAGCAGCAGTCTATCAAGTGAGCCCCCTTCCAAGGAAAGGCACACTTCCACCAGTAATATTGTTATTGGCCCAAGCAGTGAGCATAGGGGCAGCATCTCTATACCTTATGAAATATCCATCCCTAAGAGTGAGATCACTCTGCATCAAAGTGAGAATGATTCTGACTTCTCTGAAGCTTGCAGTTTCCTCGAAGCTGCTCCTGTGGAGGCAACCCTCCTGACTCAAAGCAGCTTCAGCCTCCAGTCTTCAGAAACTTCAGACTTCAACAATGACATTGAGTCTGGGTTTGAGAGCAGCACTAGCAACACCACTTTGACTAGCTGGAGAGGCCAAAATCACAACCACAACTTGTATGATGACGGTTTGTCAGAAATGAGAAATGTCACCGTAAGAAGCACTTGGAGGAGCCGTGGGGCAACTTCTGTGGATGAATGTGGTCGACCATTAAGGCAAGATGGCTCAGAGGATGAGGGTGTGTCTGCCACAACCTGGAGAGCATATAGGGCAACTACGGTGTTGGACACTCCATCAAACTCAAGCACTGCTAATTGTAGAAGTAAACCAAGCCCAGCTGAGGTATACATGCATAGGATCAACAGTGCAGCGGCATCTGTCCCTGAGCCTGGACAAAAGAACAAAAAGACTCCTTTACCAGAAACTGTTGTTTCGCACGAGCCTGTCAATGCCCAGGAACTTCAACCAAGAGGCCGTAAACAACCTATG TCTGCAGAAGGCAGAGAGCCTGCTCCGTCTTCGTGGAGGAGACAGCCAACATGTGACGTGGACCCATATGAAAGGTCTGGGGGTCGAGGAGCGTGGTCCAGCAGGAGTCGCACAGCTGAAGGAAGCCGACCGTGGTCCAGCCGCCATTTAGACAACTGA